The DNA segment AAAGGGCGAAAATATTTCGTGTCAGATGGGGGAGATGGCGGCACGATGTTAGAGCTAGAAGCTTCCTATTATTACCCTCTCACGGATAATTTGGCGATCGCTCCAGCCTTCTATGTCATCTTTAACCCCAATAATTTCGATAGAAATCCCGGTATTTACGTAGGCAATCTTCGCACCCAATTTAACTTTTAAATTCCCCTACAAAAAGAATCATTTCTAATTGATTGGAGCGGTATATCACAGAACTTGCTGGGAACTCTGATCTGGATCACATCGGTACGAGCCGTAAATTCTGGTCATGAAAATGCGTCGTTCCAGCAAAGTCAAAGCGCTGTCTCTCCAACTAGTCCTCATTGTTCCCTTCGTGCTCCAAATCTTTGGGGCAGTGGGGCTAGTTAGCTACCTGTCCTTTAGAAACGGACAGAAGGCGGTGAATGATCTAGCGGCTCAGTTGATGGAACGCAGCAGCGGTAAGGTCAATCAGCATTTGGATTCTTATCTCTCAGTTCCTCACAAAGTAGCTCAGATTAATGCGGATGCCATTCGGATGGGGCTGCTGGATACTCGCGATCGCCAAACCGTAGGCAAGTATTTCTGGCATCAGATGCAAGCCTATGATGTGAGCTACATTGGCATTGGGCTGACGACGGGAGAAGGAGTGGGAGCCGCTCGTTATGACGGCAAAACAGTCACAATGGACGACTGGGATGCCCGCCCGCGCAACAATTGGATCAGCTACGCTCTCGATGACCAAGGCGATCGCACCCGTGTGCTAGAAACCTTGGATTGGAGCAACTTTGAACAACCGTGGTACACAGGCCCTGTCAAAGCGGGTAAACCCGTTTGGTCCCCAATCTTTGTAGTCAATTATCCTAACCAAGTCTATATTGCCACCTCAGCAGGTCGCCCGATCTACGACGCGAATAAGCAGTTGCTGGGTATGGTAAGTATCGATGTTTCTCTCCTCAAGCTGAGCGACTTCCTGAGGAGTTTAGCCATCAGTCGCTCAGGTCAAGTTTTTATTCTGGAGCGAGACGGCACACTCATTGCTAATTCTGGCCAAGCTCAACCGTTCAGCTTGGTGAAGTCAGAAATCAAGCGGTTGGAGGCAATCAATAGCCCTGATCCTGTAGTTCAGCAAGTTGCCCAACAAGTTCAACAACGCTTTAACGGCTTCCAAAATATTGCTGGGTCTCAAGAGCTACGGCTGAAATTAGAAGGAGAGCCGTATTATGTCCATGTCACTCCTTGGCGCGATGAGTATGGCTTGGATTGGTTAGTCGTCATGAGTGTGCCAGAGAACTCATTTATGGCACAAATCAACACCAACACTCGCACCACCATTTGGCTTTGCTTAGGTGCTTTGGCAGTTGCTTCGGTGATGGGCATTCTCACCTCCCGCTGGATTATCCGTCCTATCTTGCGGCTCAACCGTGCTAGCGAAGCGATGGCATCTGGCAACTTGAACCAAGCCGTCGAGCAGAATGGCATTGAAGAATTCAACATCCTCGCTACCTCTTTTAACCACATGGCTCGTCAGTTACGCGAGTCATTTACAGCTCTAGAGCAAAGCAACGAAGAACTCGAAGACCGAGTAGAGCAACGTACCCTGGAATTAAAAAACGCCCTAGGAGAGTTGCAGCGAACCCAAGCCCAAGTAGTTCAAAGCGAAAAAATGTCTAGCTTGGGACAGTTAGTTGCTGGCATTGCCCACGAAATCAATAATCCAGTTAACTTCATTCATGGCAATCTGAGCCATGTGCAGGCATACACCCAGGATCTGTTGGAGTTCATGCAACTATATCAACAGCAATACCCCAACCCTAGCCCTGAGATTCAGGCGACAGCAGAAGAGATCGATTTAGAGTTCTTGCAGGCAGACTTACCCAAAATGCTGTCCTCAATGCGGGTGGGTACCGATCGCATTCGCCAAATTGTCTTGTCTCTGCGCAACTTCTCCCGCATGGATGAATCCGAGATCAAGCCAGTCGATATTCATGAAGGACTTGATAGTACGCTGATGATTTTGCAGCATCGCCTCAAAGCCCACCCAGAACGGCCAGAAATTGAGGTGATCAAAGAGTACAGCTCTCTACCTCACGTGGAATGCTATGCGGGGCAACTGAATCAAGTATTTATGAACATTCTCACAAATGCCATTGATGCGATGGAAGAGAGCAATGCCAGCAAGAGCTTTCAGAAGCTTCAGGTTAACCCTAATCGGATTACCATTCGCACCTCGATTGTGAGCGACCAATGGGTGCAAATCGCGATCGCGGATAATGGCCCAGGTATTCCCGACCTAATACAGCAACGTGTCTTCGACCCCTTCTTTACGACAAAATCGGTTGGGAAAGGAACAGGCATGGGAATGTCGATCAGCTATCAGATCATCACTGAAAAACATCACGGCAAGCTGGAATGTCTTTCCACGGTGGGACAAGGAACTGAATTTTTAATTCGAATTCCGATCTGCCAGCAGAAACAGTCAGTAGCGTTGGTGGGTGGAAGGCAAGAGAAAGGATGAGGAATAGCAAAGAACGACTAGTGATCGCTGCCTTGATCGCTCTACAGGATGACCTAACTGGGCGATTTCAGTTGGTTACAGAAAACATAAGCTGACTAGGTAGGAGCGGCTTTGCCAGGTCATCAAACCTCTTACGCTCATCCTAGACTAAATACCAACGATTCCCCCAACGACTGCCGTGGTTGAAGCTTTTAACGCTTTTCTGACTCAGGTTCTCTTTTTTGTCAGCTCCACTTTATCCTTTGGCTTGATTGGATTACTATTTTTCATTGGGCCAGCTTTGGGAGCGATCGCCGTTCGGCGTTCTCTGTCACTGCGTTGGCATTTATTTCTGTTGAGTATTTGCATTTTCTACGGGGTTGTGCCACTGCTCATGGGCTGGGGAGGACTAGCTCTGGCTGAACACTTTAGCTGTGATGTAGAAATCACGATCTACAAGTGTGTGGGAAATCCCCAACTAGGGAATTTAATCACAGGCATGACCTTCGCCCCTTGGGGATTGATGCTCACCATTCCATCTAGTGTGTTGGGTACATTTGGACTCTTAATCTCTTTCGTTCTCAAAGTTACTAGGCCAAACCAAGGGATACAAACATCCCCAAGACCAACTGCTGCTTTTTATCGCAGCCACCGCCATCAGGTAATTGCAGGGGTTTGTACAGCGATCGCCCAGCGTTGGCATCTACCACTTTTAGGCGTCAGGATTGCCACAGTTGCCTTAGTAGTCATCATGCCAATGCTGGGACTACCGTTGTATCTCTGGTTGTGGTTGGCATTTCCATTTGAGCCAGCGGCAGAGTCCACTTAGGCGATCGCTCTCCTTATCCCTGGCACAGGCGCGATCGCCCTTAAGCACAAACCTTCTTAACCACAGGAAGTTGGCTCACTTCCTGCCACCATGCCTGGATTTTAGGAGACTGAGCAGTAATGGTGTTAAACTCCGGAGTTTGAGAAAAGTAAATAAAGATGGGAACTAAGAAGAAATCAGCAATGCTGATCTCACTACCCAAGAGATAAGGGCTACCAACGGTTAAAGCTTCAATCGCTTCTAAAGCTGTTTTTGCCGGCGCGATCGCGGCTTGAATTTTACTTTCATCGGGTTGACCACCCTGACTAGGCACAATGAGACGCTGGATCACGATAGTACCAATCACAGGTGCGTAAAGATAGCTATCAATGATGGCCATAATCTGCTGCATGCGAGCACGAGCCAGCGGATCAGTAGGACTAAATTTATGGTTGGCAACTACGCTGTCCAGATAACCCGTAATCGCAGAAGTTTCGTAAATGACTTCTTCGTCTACCTGTAAAGTTGGTACTTTGCCAAAAGGATGCTTGGCAAGATACTCCGCTGATTGATTTTCACCATTGAAGATATCAACACTCTCAAGGTCATAGTCTGTGCCTGCTTGCTCTAGCAGTAGCCGAACCGTCCGCACATAAGTACTAATAGGAGTGCCGTAAAGGGTAAGCTGGGTCATAATCTGTAGAGTATTAATTAGAAATTGAACAGCAACCTGAACAATCTGGCATTAATGTAAACCGATTTCGTGCTCCTTAGGTATAGCTTTGAATCAAATATTCTATTTTTGAAGAAATTAGCCAGAGACCAACATTGCAGTGGAAGCGCGATCGCTTCCTAGGCTACTCAATCCAGTTTTAGAAACTACAAAAAAGCGATTATTGCTGAGGGCAATTGTAAAACAACAAGCCACAAAACAATAATCGCTACGTCTAACTCTAGACTTTGGTTTAAATAGATTTTGAGGAGTAAAAAAACTTAGCGCTT comes from the Trichocoleus sp. FACHB-46 genome and includes:
- a CDS encoding ATP-binding protein produces the protein MKMRRSSKVKALSLQLVLIVPFVLQIFGAVGLVSYLSFRNGQKAVNDLAAQLMERSSGKVNQHLDSYLSVPHKVAQINADAIRMGLLDTRDRQTVGKYFWHQMQAYDVSYIGIGLTTGEGVGAARYDGKTVTMDDWDARPRNNWISYALDDQGDRTRVLETLDWSNFEQPWYTGPVKAGKPVWSPIFVVNYPNQVYIATSAGRPIYDANKQLLGMVSIDVSLLKLSDFLRSLAISRSGQVFILERDGTLIANSGQAQPFSLVKSEIKRLEAINSPDPVVQQVAQQVQQRFNGFQNIAGSQELRLKLEGEPYYVHVTPWRDEYGLDWLVVMSVPENSFMAQINTNTRTTIWLCLGALAVASVMGILTSRWIIRPILRLNRASEAMASGNLNQAVEQNGIEEFNILATSFNHMARQLRESFTALEQSNEELEDRVEQRTLELKNALGELQRTQAQVVQSEKMSSLGQLVAGIAHEINNPVNFIHGNLSHVQAYTQDLLEFMQLYQQQYPNPSPEIQATAEEIDLEFLQADLPKMLSSMRVGTDRIRQIVLSLRNFSRMDESEIKPVDIHEGLDSTLMILQHRLKAHPERPEIEVIKEYSSLPHVECYAGQLNQVFMNILTNAIDAMEESNASKSFQKLQVNPNRITIRTSIVSDQWVQIAIADNGPGIPDLIQQRVFDPFFTTKSVGKGTGMGMSISYQIITEKHHGKLECLSTVGQGTEFLIRIPICQQKQSVALVGGRQEKG
- a CDS encoding glutathione S-transferase family protein codes for the protein MTQLTLYGTPISTYVRTVRLLLEQAGTDYDLESVDIFNGENQSAEYLAKHPFGKVPTLQVDEEVIYETSAITGYLDSVVANHKFSPTDPLARARMQQIMAIIDSYLYAPVIGTIVIQRLIVPSQGGQPDESKIQAAIAPAKTALEAIEALTVGSPYLLGSEISIADFFLVPIFIYFSQTPEFNTITAQSPKIQAWWQEVSQLPVVKKVCA
- a CDS encoding PspC domain-containing protein, whose translation is MVEAFNAFLTQVLFFVSSTLSFGLIGLLFFIGPALGAIAVRRSLSLRWHLFLLSICIFYGVVPLLMGWGGLALAEHFSCDVEITIYKCVGNPQLGNLITGMTFAPWGLMLTIPSSVLGTFGLLISFVLKVTRPNQGIQTSPRPTAAFYRSHRHQVIAGVCTAIAQRWHLPLLGVRIATVALVVIMPMLGLPLYLWLWLAFPFEPAAEST
- a CDS encoding carbohydrate porin, which encodes MAILSLKPIDEAVNTQSFQVGLGFPDLGKPGALRVLTFVVPIDIVKGRKYFVSDGGDGGTMLELEASYYYPLTDNLAIAPAFYVIFNPNNFDRNPGIYVGNLRTQFNF